From a region of the Streptomyces sp. NBC_00193 genome:
- a CDS encoding MFS transporter yields the protein MPTPSPKPEPVPAPAPAPAGFRGVFALGGRALPAYGFLARLPAALCPIGTLLLINERDGIGDAGTIAAALWLGQALGGPVIGRLADRRGHRPVLLVACAANAAVLLALVAAVLGGLPLAARIALAVAAGLTAAQVGPLARARWARLAGEDKALVGAALSFDTTLDEVGFMVGPALAGILAVTVHPASALLLAAALGLVFGTLFALHPTAPGPTGPGAAARGDVRLWSPGLALLFVVAVLQGASWSGANTGVNALAVAVGSPGAAGLVWAAMAVTSSVAGFVIVTRPGTAGLTVRLRRTIAAQALLTLPLLAVSGLWGAAFAVAGIGLAVAPHLIALFGLVERAGPARRMGEAMTLAGSGLIIGQALAAAVSGPLAAAYGYRAAFAVSCAAAAASAVLAWAAADRVLGPVREPVLGPVLGPVQEPTPEPARVPGLSPRSSSPPAPSPGPRRS from the coding sequence ATGCCCACGCCGTCCCCCAAGCCCGAACCCGTGCCCGCCCCCGCCCCTGCCCCCGCCGGCTTCCGCGGGGTGTTCGCCCTCGGCGGCCGCGCCCTCCCCGCCTACGGGTTCCTCGCCCGCCTCCCCGCCGCCCTGTGCCCCATCGGCACGCTCCTGCTCATCAACGAACGCGACGGCATCGGCGACGCCGGAACCATCGCCGCCGCCCTCTGGCTCGGCCAGGCCCTCGGCGGGCCGGTCATCGGCCGGCTCGCCGACCGGCGCGGCCACCGGCCCGTCCTGCTGGTCGCCTGCGCCGCGAACGCCGCCGTGCTCCTCGCCCTCGTCGCCGCCGTCCTCGGCGGGCTGCCTCTCGCCGCCCGGATCGCGCTCGCCGTCGCCGCGGGCCTCACGGCCGCGCAGGTCGGGCCGCTGGCCCGGGCCCGGTGGGCGCGGCTGGCCGGAGAGGACAAGGCCCTGGTCGGGGCCGCGCTCTCCTTCGACACCACCCTCGACGAGGTCGGCTTCATGGTGGGGCCCGCGCTGGCCGGGATCCTCGCGGTGACCGTCCACCCCGCTTCGGCGCTGCTCCTCGCGGCCGCCCTGGGCCTGGTGTTCGGGACGCTCTTCGCCCTGCATCCCACGGCGCCCGGGCCGACGGGACCCGGCGCCGCCGCGCGGGGCGACGTACGACTGTGGTCTCCGGGGCTCGCCCTGCTGTTCGTCGTGGCCGTCCTGCAGGGTGCCTCGTGGAGCGGCGCCAATACCGGGGTCAACGCGCTCGCCGTCGCCGTCGGCTCCCCCGGGGCCGCCGGGCTCGTGTGGGCCGCCATGGCCGTGACCAGCTCGGTGGCCGGCTTCGTCATCGTGACCCGGCCCGGAACGGCCGGCCTGACCGTCCGGCTGCGCAGGACCATCGCCGCCCAGGCGCTGCTGACGCTGCCACTGCTCGCCGTCTCCGGCCTGTGGGGCGCGGCCTTCGCCGTCGCCGGGATCGGACTGGCGGTCGCCCCGCACCTGATCGCACTGTTCGGCCTCGTGGAACGGGCCGGCCCCGCGCGGCGGATGGGCGAGGCCATGACCCTGGCCGGCAGCGGTCTGATCATCGGCCAGGCACTGGCCGCCGCCGTCTCCGGTCCGCTCGCCGCGGCCTACGGGTACCGGGCGGCCTTCGCCGTCTCGTGCGCGGCCGCGGCCGCCTCCGCGGTGCTGGCGTGGGCGGCCGCCGACCGGGTCCTGGGGCCGGTCCGGGAGCCCGTCCTGGGGCCCGTCCTGGGGCCCGTCCAGGAGCCGACCCCGGAGCCGGCCCGGGTGCCCGGCCTCAGCCCGCGCTCTTCATCGCCGCCAGCCCCTTCGCCAGGTCCTCGGCGTTCATGA